TTTGGCGCGTGCTTGCGGTAAAGTGTCCAGAGGATCCTTGATGAGATACACTCTCACTCCGCGCGCGTACCTCTTGAAGTAAACCTTCCAATTGAGATTCTTTATATcgcaatcaaaatttttacgattattgGACGTGAACTTTGCAATCATCGCACGTACTCGATCATTAGTAAATGCCCATTCTTGCTGGCAGAAATAGTCCATCACATCTAGGgatgtgtgtatttttttgtaagactGAAGCAATCTTTAACAAACAATccataataaagaaatgttaaataaacaattattaatatataagttaaaaataaattacttttccaTGTAATTATCCTAAATTgctctaaattattttaaataatttaatactgtTTGATTGactttaaagatttaaacaaattctaatatataaaaaccactcattttattttatttgctataaatattagcattaatggaatttattttctcttataatgtaataaatatatgcaactgTTCTTAACAGAAAATTGCTTTGAGGATATATTGTATATGCAAAAATcctatagattttttatgtcgtgtttgatttgatttgattattaCCTCGGATTCTTTCTCCGACAAAAAGTTGCGATGTCGATCAACAAAGCTGGGAACAAGTGgcagaaatatatgaaaaaaagatgaacAAGTCTGTACTTCGTTAATCTAAAGCTGTAGTACCACATCGCTTCTTTAAAGGGAAATTCAAAAAGCCCCTCTTTAAAGAATTCCTTCACATTATTATAGGTTATCGGGTTGTCCTTAGACACGTAATTATAAATCGGAATATCACCAGGCAAATCGTTGTTTAATCTGAAACAATGACGTAACGAGATAACATCACTATgtttacaaatgtaataaaatttttattaattttagcttatgttataataaaataaaacttatgcTAACTAATAGCAGGACGAAAAATACCAATCAGCAAGTCACCAACTTGCTTCCTAATCACGTATATGAAGActtgaatattaaaaccaTATGTCTAATGACACTTTTGTCGGAATGTCAAATGTCGAATGCCGAGTTGCGTTTTCAAGCATTGagattaatttgtattaatttgtattaattttatctaataatattcatcCATCGAAAAAGACAATGATGATGATAAACGTACTTTGTATTAGCTGCATCCCATGCGCACGCGATAAGAGCGTTGATTGCTAAATCAGCAGGTATCACATTTATGGTTATCGAACCATCGCAATGAATCGATCGCAGCAATCCAATACCAGCACTAAAAAGAATTCCTGTTGGACCGTATAGATTGTCGATCCAACCTCGTATAGGTTCCCGATACGTTGAAATTGCTGaaagtaacaaaataataatcctTTATTTTCAACTTAAGATTTATCAAATCTctatatctattattattaagattaattactattttgggataataattactatatttacaatcattaattattagtaacataattaatcatttttatccaaataataattcaatattttttaaattgtgtatCCTATTTGCTgacacttttttaaaaaattattgttaattttgacttttgttataataaaaatgttaaacttgTGCTTACTAATAACAGGACGAAAAATGACGATTGGCAAATCATCAGCCTGCTTCCTAATCACATCCTCCGCCATCgcttttgtaaaagtatagGTATTTGGCCATTTTCctaataatctgtaaaaaataaaaaaataagattttctttttgcttttttcttttcgaaaatttaaacaaagaaaaatttacgtACTGCGGTGTTATATACTCGGCCAATTTATCATCCGTGCATTCCATCAAAGTGAGTAGTTTGTCGGAATCCATTGGCGcgtcgtaaaatttttcttctatcacGTTTTGTGGACAGTTTGCATACGCGGTTGATACATACACAAATGACTGAAGAAATTGAACAAGTAAAATATCAGTCGCGTtgttttactataaaattttaacttttaaatttcggAGAAAAGTCATtcgattgaataaataataaataaatagtaaattgtaaataataaataatataataataaataaataaataaataacaaatcatgaaataattgtaagatgCTTCTTAGGTAATTCTTAtcgttttttgtttcttaaatatatttaaataccttTAGATTCGGAATTTCCTTGCAAAGATTTAAAACGTCTTTCGTACCGCCGACATTAATTGTTACGgctaatttcaatttctcattaaattttactgtTGCCGCGATATGAAAGACAATCGAAACTTCTCGAATGAGAGTAGCCCGATCTTCCGAAGATATTCCGAGATTTGGGTGGTTACAATCGCCCGTTATAGCGATTACTCGATCCTGGAAATTCGGCTGCTCGTCTTTCAGTTTGTCAAATAGCTGCATAAAGTGAATAATGGTAAATCcacaaaaattacacattaactaaattaaaagaaatttattataaaaaattaataaaaatcgataacttttatcattcaatatcataataaatcttcgactttaatttttttctttaacaaatgGTAGGAGTTTTGCTCTGCAGTTCTGATCTGCCTCTTCAAAAACTGTAAGTGAGTGGTTcctttaagtaataaaattatcagacATGACATTTACATAAGTTCTTAAACAATTccaagaaatatgaaaatatgaaactatCGAAGGACGGTAAGAATTTCTTTTGGTTATCTAACAGTTACTAGATTGGCTTtacatgtgtaaaaaaaacgcaaagaaaatttgacgaagaagaagataattataaattgtatctctCCGATTCTTCAGAGAAAGATGATAATTATGAACTACGCCTTTCTGACACTGAAGAAAATGATTATTACAAATCGCATCTTTCTGATAGCGAGgaagaaaattacgaattacatttttctgacaccgaagaaaataaaaatgtaattaaaaataatacagattcGATACCATTTACCCAAGAAAAATTAGATGAAccaaatcaacaaataatagacAGAGCATTAATTCACAGTCCACCTACACATGATAGAATACTAACAAGAAGTCGGACAGCACGACGTCGAATTACCGATCAAGAcgatttattaaaagagaaaatagacGATAACATTATATCGTTAGACGATAGAAATGATCCGCCTGATAAAGAAACCAGTGATGAAGACGAAGAACAAGATTaaaggaaagaagaaaaggatTAAAAACTTACCggattatcaaaaatttcttcaatcCGTTGTgatacgtttttattttttttttgccgcaCCAGTAAAAAAATGGTGCCCAATCCCAGACAAAGTCTTAAaagtttttctaataataattttccgaAAAAACCAGTACTGCCGGTAATGAAGATGCCTTGGCCATGATAGAACTCCTGAATCGGCGATAGTTTCTTATTGACCGCCGACAAATCCTCTATCGATGAGGATTCCATCAGCGAGAGTTCCATGCGTGATTTAGATTTGCATTCCGATTCGATAACAGCCATTTTGTGGTCGTCGATTCGATGTATGAACACTTTTATTATCTCTTCTCCAAGCTTCAACCTTAACAAATGAGCTTCGTTATTAAATCGATTCACCTTATATTCAATTTGCAATGTGCTACGCGACGGCGCTCACGATTCGTACTCAACTGACTCAAGAAATTGGAAGTTCCAAAGCTGATGCATGGCCagtctttaaatttaaaaataaataggtgtggagaaaaaagaattgaagGCGAAAACAGGATCTCAATTgccaaattttttctttaaaaatatacatataaccgTGTGACTTTTAATTGTGAAAGTAGGGTATGTTaaataatgtgcaaaaaaGCGAGATTTCGCTATAAACTGAACGCTATTTACATAAACACCATTTATGatgatatacagggtgtcccattttaactTAGACACGTAATATCTCAAAAACAATGCGTTatcaaaaaaaatgttttatataaaaattgtaaggtttagaggaagaaaaaagattagGATATTAATTTGACTGGATAGAGGTGCTtcggagatttgaaggtcatctttatttttttaaatagaactatcctaattttttttatataaattgttttctcGCAATATTCATCGTAAAAAGTTATGAGGGTAGAAtggtcaaaaattaaatagtttacgagatatatattatatatatatattatattttatactttaatttaatataattttacataaactatgcaatatctcgttaaatatttattttttaattatcttacttcaacacttttatgcgcaaattaatgaaagaaaagtGAAAAGGTAGACGTCGCCCGCGATACTTTAAACCGATAAAAttcgtataatatgtaaaatatttatattaaattatacatcgtTGTATTCTCTTCAAACAGCGctacaatttttcttacatcaaaatatccacaatattataaaaaaattatacatatcttTCCGTTCGTTAACACGAATAGCTTTTGTAAGCAACTATTATGCTCACAATAGAGTTCACTTTCaaccatttaatttgatatatatttgttatgtactatctcttttaatttcaaagaTAAAAGGAGGTGACCACTTTTggtgggacaccctgta
This window of the Linepithema humile isolate Giens D197 chromosome 1, Lhum_UNIL_v1.0, whole genome shotgun sequence genome carries:
- the LOC136997616 gene encoding fatty acyl-CoA reductase wat-like, which translates into the protein MAVIESECKSKSRMELSLMESSSIEDLSAVNKKLSPIQEFYHGQGIFITGSTGFFGKLLLEKLLRLCLGLGTIFLLVRQKKNKNVSQRIEEIFDNPLFDKLKDEQPNFQDRVIAITGDCNHPNLGISSEDRATLIREVSIVFHIAATVKFNEKLKLAVTINVGGTKDVLNLCKEIPNLKSFVYVSTAYANCPQNVIEEKFYDAPMDSDKLLTLMECTDDKLAEYITPQLLGKWPNTYTFTKAMAEDVIRKQADDLPIVIFRPVITISTYREPIRGWIDNLYGPTGILFSAGIGLLRSIHCDGSITINVIPADLAINALIACAWDAANTKYVYHHHCLFRWMNIIRYDVISLRHCFRLNNDLPGDIPIYNYVSKDNPITYNNVKEFFKEGLFEFPFKEAMWYYSFRLTKLLQSYKKIHTSLDVMDYFCQQEWAFTNDRVRAMIAKFTSNNRKNFDCDIKNLNWKVYFKRYARGVRVYLIKDPLDTLPQARAKWRRYEIFKIFQKTMRKLLFTHILDNKLKNYRLVFDGFYLFPNRNYDKNWFRKNIAKFLASNLKKN